The Pseudorasbora parva isolate DD20220531a chromosome 21, ASM2467924v1, whole genome shotgun sequence sequence ttttatatatatatatatatatatatatatatatatatatatatatatatatatatatatatatatatatatatatatatatatatatatatatatatatagtatttaccaatactttacaataatttactgtagtattatgTACTAGtgtatggttcaaaaacactatagtatttactagcgtaattttattataatatactatagtattttttCTCACAACAAATAGATCATAATATATGTATTCCCGTTTTtcttttgtaaaatacacaTGTATTTTGGGAGAACATAGTAAATATTCCACTACTTTTTTTGTAAGTTACTGCAATTTTCTTTTAGCCATTTTGAATTGttcataaatttaaaaaaaaactcggtttcactttatattaagtATCTTTAACTGCTATGTACTaagatttaaattaataatgctggaccacaaaaccagtcataagagTAATTTTTTTGAAATTGAGATATATACATCTTCTGAAAGCTGATTAAATAATCTTTCCATTGATGTTATGGTTTGCAAAATCGAAATATTGATAAAaatgcctttaaagttgtcaaaatgaagtccttagcaaaaCATATTACTTACTTTTACTAATATCAatataaatatcaataatttTGAACCATACAATGTAATGTTGGCTATTACAAATATACCCGTGCGACACGACTGGTTTTGTGCCCCAGGGTCACATTTGATACAAAACACTTACAATGATTTTACATTGTACtaatagttatatttaaaaacaatacctgcatgtaatgaCATCTATAATTACACCATTGACCTTCAACCCACTCTTAAACCGACTCTTAAATaccaccaaacctgtccctaTCCTTACCCGTATCCACATCAGtggcagcaaaagtgttttgtaatacaaaataagtgcattgtaccTAACCTTTGTGCCAACAGTCAGTTAATGGTTATAGTTAATGAATGGATGAGGGTCAAATTTGTGGTTCGGATGTAACATAAATGGCTTTTAAAGATCAGGGGCCCGGGCCTGTACCACGATGGTAATTGGTACCAGGGTTACAGGATAAGTTTCAAGTTGACAAAAACAGATATATCACTGCAATTAAAAGTTGTGAAGTTAGATTTGAACATTTACATTCACATGTAGTAATTTTTACGGCTTCATCTAATGATtctaaagcttatttattttagctttatattagctttattaatttatattaatttaaactaAGAGCTTAATAATTGATAAACTAAAATTGTACATGTGTAATGAGTTatgggtataataattacataaataatgcctaaatcaaacaaaattattataataagataaataaacattgctAAAAGCCAGGCGattttgtctttaaaaaaaatttgttatgtagtgacctttaatttggagtcgaaacagggggagtgactgTATTGCATCAGACATGTGACACTTTgttcacagctgattggtccagtttcgGTTTGATAACTCTTACCTGgaagaacataacctgccccatAGCAGGTTAGATGTGGAGTGTCAGTTACTATGAGGATGAACAAGccaaagccaaaccactttcaTAGTGCCTACAACCGAGGATTCAAAAATCCTGGTGCCTAAAGTGTGTTCCTGCTTTAGTCCACTGTGTGCATCAGTGTGAGGTGACCTGAAGATGACACTGCCCTATATTTACATCAGAGACCTTCAGTGCATGCGTCTGATGAATGAAGTTTTGCAGCTTGCAATAACAATATTAtaatttgctttgcatgtaaaCACTTTATAACCAGCTAGAGATGGTTTAAAATACAACTAGATTGAAATGCAAAGCTTCACCAAAATGAATTACAATCACATTCTCTCCCTCCACAGCCCAGTGAGAGGAGACGGAGGTCATGGAGGACTTCAGGAGGCTGTACCTGAGGCTGTGTAAGGAGGGAGGAATAGACACTCAGGAGTCAGTGCTGGCTCAGCTGCAGGACATGAGGACGGTGACGGGCAGCTGCAGACTGGACCTGAGTGGGCAGAGCATCAGTCTGGACACCTGCGGCGTGCTGGGCAGAGCGCTGCAGAACGACACGCTCTTCACTGAGCTCATCCTCAGCGACTGCATGCTCACCGAGGAAGGTAACTCCCAGAACAGTCCTGAAAATCCaaagcagaggtggacaaagaacacaacttcattacttgagtaataGTAGTAACATGGCCAAAAATTAGTTAGACGTATGaaggagtatttctgtgccaaatacactccttcagttCAAATACATTTCGGAAAATTTAGAGTGTTAAACAGtagatgcagtttgtttttccggCACAGCGATAAAGCTCTGCAAgtgtttgttcccggtcatgagtgGAAACCGTTTCGTTTTCAGTTAGTgtgtaagtgcatataatgtgaacaacacaaatacaaagttatccagggataatgccaagtgtgtgtgtgtgtgtgtgtgtgtgtgtgtgtgtgtgtgtgtgtgtacgcacactctctttagctccgcccactgcacgcctccacAAGCTcggctgtttaaaaaaaaagtcagggcagcgtatctgtcttttataaatctgataaaactaaagactcttctgagatactctataggtactcaagattagcATGAGACAGAAACTGCATGTGCTACTTTACTTTATTTATCGTGCACTTTCAACTATATAACTTTGCAGAACGTTTACATTCACAGTCAGCTTAGAAAaaccataataggggcactttaattttctcataatataaatatacattgcAGAATTAGTTTGAAAACTGTGCACTttgaaactttgcagaccttttacattcactgtattacacactgcatgcaGGGGAATATTCCATAGAGCTTCATAGGGGCATGGTAATGTTCATTTTACtttaattgtattaattcaTCTTCACTCATTTTTTCCTATCTAGAAAGCAAAGAAGTAGCATATACAAGAAAACGGCTGTTTGAATGTCAAGTAGTTTAGCACTCACACTCCTCCTGCCATCTACAGGTGCCAAGCTGCTGCTCAATGGGCTTTGCTCCAACACCACAGTGAAAGTTTTGGACCTGAAGGTGAAATtatgcattataatatatacatattttactGATCTGTCTCGAGCTTTTTGAAATGTATAATTGGTTCCTAAAAGTGTAATTTCGGTTCAGGGCAATAACATGAGAGGAACAGGAGCTGAGGCTTTGGGCCAGTTATTAGTGAGGAACAAGATTCTGCGCAGGTGAGGGTTTTTTAATACTCCTTTCTAGCCTATAATGGTCTGTCTTGTTTAAACTATTGTCATTCCTATTTTCCTCCACATTAAGAGAGTTTCTGAACTGTGTTTAAACACCCATTTGACCTCTGTGATGTGGAAGGTAAGAGGAGACAATGGTAttgatttatctgaaataacgcagaaatatggaaaaaaaaaaatcacaggaaTGCGCATTAAATCTGGAAATGACCACCTCATAGCATAACTTATGAACataaattgttcaaaacaagtttaaaatgGTTTACCACCATCATTTTTGTTGGGGTAACAGTTTAACACCCAGAGACCAGAAatgcgaaatgaagaccaggagtcaggagGTTCAATCATCGGAGggaattttactgaagaatagtttgcagtttcatcggtagagtcagcttcagagtctcACGAGGAGGTCGCCGGCCAGACTCTACCTTACACTGAAAATCTTACACCCATTATACCCATTTCAAGGGCACGGCATTATCTCTCTCTTCGGGAGGGGAGCTTCTGATTGGTTCACAAACTTGCAATGTAAGCAATTTTCCACACATGGACCGATAGCAGGACATACAGTATCTCTAAACTAGGTGGACTGGTCGTCTCCCACTAACTAGTTTTGCATCTCTTGTGAGATCATATGCCACTGACCAGCGTCTCCAAGTCTGGCTTCGTCTGCAGAAATGTCCATCTCATCTCCAACATAAGGCATGCATAGatatgacacacacactcataaaacaTGGATagatagaacacacacacacacacctaaaacTCCAGAGAATACTGGATTCACTCAAGGTTGAGAACGTCTTAACTAACTATGAACAAAACATAGTTCCACAACATGCTGATACTACATCTAATACAGAAATGAAGTCACTCtattaaagccgcacttggctacttttgctctcggggtccccctacagtttggaaaaaataatgtcctcaactactgtcgtaagagctgtcatcctacaacaggggatgccatcgcgcgtgcatttgttgacatgacaaccctgatagccctgaactagtgatgcgcaggtcgtctcataacccgcggaccccgtatgtctatttaattgtcgcgggtgcgcggcgggttgtaaaaatatatacagtggtgcggggcgggccaaataacttcataaaagcgtcccgcgggtcggtgcagcactaacagttcccctgaacactgcaagaggatttcgagttcttctggcgttgCGTGTGAAATgccttcatcccaggtaacgttacagtcagtggcatgtttcagcatgtcatatgaatataatttcatgggttttattttgttcaaacgccaaataatcacgatggtcacgtttacaagccagcgtcattatagtagtctattggttaccgttttacagaatctatatgatacttcagttcaatgtttgagtggtagctcaccgtaacaagcaggacagcatcggtcgggcacgcctccttcagctcacgccgacgagcaaacgctggtcacatgctgatcctcgtcctgcctttaatcccatcactttttcgtttcctcttattgctttcctccaacaaaaccttttctttcttatttgtctctgctgcttcagacatgactatattatccgacgaacaaagttgggctcgcacgtccgaatgtaaggaagtgtgtgtgttggtggaagtgatgtatatgccgtaaagctgtcgaattttgtagttctttttgttctcgggttactacccgaaacccgaagtttaaaagtacgattaaaaacgatacagaccccatcaggctatggcagacgtgtcattcagcttattgtaagtcgatttatcatcacaagagtcttaaaaaatatattatgaaggttgaaaagttacctagtgctgatttaacaGACATCCAATGTCACCTAGAGTGTGGAATTGAAAAATACACAGCAAGGAAGCACACCAAAAGCTCTCAAAACACTCGGTTAAATATAAAGGAATTATAGTTCATCTAGTTTATTAAAGGTAGAAATGGTTATGACTTTAATTAGTTTGATTCTGATTTTCATATTGgtcataaaatgttttttaaaggatATTGATATAATGAAGAGGCAAGTGATGTCCAACTTGATCCTTCAGTTTAATTTccaaaaaatattgtaaatattgtaaaatatccAATGTTTGTTTCTGTTTTGCTTGAGGCTTGTGCTGGAGTGGAATGCTCTGGGAATGTGGGAGGAAGGATTTGGCATATTTTGTGAAGGTCTGGCCTCCAACACCTCTCTCACCCAGCTCGACCTGCGCAACAACCAGATTAACCACCAGGGGGCAGCGGAGCTCTGTGTGGCGCTCAAGAGGAACAACACTCTGCTAGAGCTGGGTGAGTGAGCGCTAACACACTCCTCCCTCATTGTTGTCTGTCAACAAGGACTCTGTTGTTGTTCTGTTGTCCCAGTTCTTTGAGGCTGATGTAATGTAAAAGTTTAGCAAGATGCCCGTCGCTCTCTTTAGATCCTTGTTGTCTGCACTGTGCTATTGAAACTATGGTGgtgtgcaatatttctcaatCCTTGGATTATTGTCTGTGCaatcatttaaatatgtttaatgtttttatgtgtTAACAGATCTAACTTAGAAACTAATATACCCTAACAATGGCTCATATATACACTGCCATTAAGATTTGAAagaagtctgcatttatttataaaaactgTAAATATTATGAAATAGTATTGCCATTTAAagtaactgttttctatgtgaatatattgtaaaatgtaatttattcctgtgatcaaagctgaattttcagtatcattactccagtcttcagtgtcacatgatccttcaaaaatcattgtaatatgattATTCgctgctcaataaacatttatgattcGGTTGTGctgctatatatttttatggattttttttttaatggaaaaaaaatgaaattaatagATATCAGGGACATTTAAAATGATGATTTCTGACCTGGAAAATATTAtggaaaattattacattttaaaaagtcctgAAAACCACATACATTTTTTCTATTGATGCTCATCGGTTCTCAAACGGGGGGCATCAAGATAGCGCAAAAGTATTTCAAATAAGCAAGAAAATAAGCTAAATCTACTATACATCaagacatttcttattatttggTTATATTTTATAACGAATATACATATTTTTAGTTATGCCAAGCTCTACAATACATTTATCGTGTAGACATTGTGAGTTGGAGGGCCTTAAATTAGAAATGTTGAGATCCACTGGTCTGGATTTGGAGTTCAGTCTCTATAAAAGCATTGctcaaaatctcaaaaataaGGTGGAGTCTGTTTTTGCAGATATCAGATGGAACAACATGGGTCTGCTGGGCGGCCGGTCTCTGCTGGAGGCAATGCAGCAGAACCGCACACTGCTCAAACTGGAGATGGCTGGAAACAACATTCCCAGTGACACGCTCAGAGCCATCGGTGAGGCTGCTCTTCAACCGCAGCTGTTATAcacatttaaaggaagtgtatgtaagattgtggccaaaactggtactgcaatcactttcagtTGGCTGCAGAacccggactactgttgtcagtgatataagtattttaaattaacatgatttcttaatgtctagtgacatatcagggccattttatgattacttgaaatacatttcttacatacagttcctttaaggcAGACACTACAGGTGAACGGGCTTTCCCTAGCTGATTAATCACATCAAGACGAGTGTTCGGTATTACAAGTTTGTGGAAATGTTAAGTTTAAAGGCATGAAtatatttgcatacatttcCAGAACAGAAATCTGAACATTGGATTGAGCCAGATTTAAAACTTTGTTAACATATTCAAGGTTTTCAGACAGAGAATTTTGGATAtctcttttttttatctttgCATAAACCCGAATATACTGTCGAaagccagaaaaatggaaaaaaaatcaccatGATTTTAggaattaaatattatataaaggAGAATGATAAATGAACAAACTCCTCAGCAAAAACATTAGGATTATAGATAGAAATAAAACTGTGAAATGCACTTGCATATCAGCTTTTACAGATATGTATTGTAATTTAAATTTACAGACACAAATAGATAAAGTGTAATAAAATACACTGTTAAATATTTACTTTGGATGTTTTCTTTCTACGAGTCTGAAAGAACATATGTTACAGAAGCAAAAAAGCCCAACATCTCAAAACTGGCTGCAAATCAGTGGTTTTACCTGTAGTGTCTTGCCATAAAGGTGCAGTGTGAGATTTCTGAGAAGCCCTATTGATATCTGAAATCAtcccaaacaaacacacccctcTCTCTATGGTCCGCCCCACGCGATGCAAGAGTGGATGTCTGTTTATCATAGCTGAAGCAAAGCAAGATAATGCTTTGCAAGAAAAGCAAAAATTACAAATTAACGACAGGaaagaacaaaatatatatacaagCAAGAGTTGGTTAGTAGCTTCAGAAAGACAATGACACTCGAAACTGTCCCGTTACCAGAGCTAACATTACAACAACAGCATAATTCAGTTCTGTGGAAAAGCAAAACCAATGTTACTCACATATGGAGCAGAAACGTCTGTTTTCAGTCTTTCCCACTCAGGCCTGTCCAGTGCTGGAAAGCTTGTCTAATATTAACCCGTGTCCTAAAGCTCGGAGCCCTTCTTCTTCCAGTGATATTCCTCTGAGcttttctcttttgtaatgtctctTAGCCATCTTTCTTTCTACAGTCttatactctctctctcctcccccatcatgaatggacacgccccctaatgctgattggctacaagtgtgTGTTGTGGTGCTCGGTTCACTCCACTTTCAACATCGTTTCTCAGAAATCACTTagtccggggacacactgcaagcgtgccgtgagcgtctcggctgcgtggcgtgcccgtttttattttggctcccatgttaaccggtcgGCGCTTGCACACTGCCAGCGTGACGAGCGGGAAAACgtgtgcatgctagaaatagaaaagacgcctatttttcacacgGCACGcaagcgtttccaggcaaactagaataggaaaagatgtcaTTGTCAtgatgtcattttgacacaaatacattaataaatgacattttcaagtttgaaagtctgtagggtaacataaatgcagataaaggcctaattgtaataataaaaaaactacaTAATTCTCGATTtggaaatattgcaactgtcaatacagaatgaaatattctgtagcctattttgtcGTCAATATCATAGATAtatatggtcaataggctactgctgatgttgtctttgctgtatcaataggcaatatatttatgtttaacatgaagtatagggcttccctgtacatcaatagcagcagcgacaCGCTTCTgatgtgcaaagacagagaaaacgccgcgcagccccgcggctgacacgcaacagaaacgccacgctcacgccacgcttgcagtgtgtttccagccttactgcagctttaatatgaatgctttttttttataagaacAAATCCAAATTAGTTTACACTTTTTGTTATTCCCAGAACAGTCCATGAATCACAATGCAGACAGGCAGTCCACACTTCGAGACAGCCGGAGCAGGACTCAAGTGCTCAGCAAAGAGATCCAGCTCCTAAAGGAGGAGAAGGGCCGACAGGTGAGGGTGGCTGGGATTATTCGCTTAAACTGTGGGTGGATTAACTGGACTAACAGCCCTTCTCTCCATGTGGCCTGAAGTTTCTTAGTCTCATGGACACCATTGACAGACAGAAAGATGAGATGGGAAGAAGCAGCAGGTTAGTGTCTTTTAAAATTGAACCAAAGCCACTTTTGGTTCACACAATGAATAAATGTTGACAGCATATGTGTTTGGATTTCTTGCAGAAATTCATCAATACGCCTAGGGCAGTTACAGGAAGCACTGAACGAGCAGAAATCATCTGTGAATTCTCTCACAGCCAAGTAGGTTTCCTTTAAAACTGCCATACATGTTCTACCTTAATAGCACTATTGGGACAGTAAATGTTTCTCATAGTGAGGGAAGGTATTTTCAGCAGGGGTTAGTCGGTGACTTTATTGCCATCCCAATACAAATTGTCTATTTTTTTCTCTAACAACTCATGCAAAAATCTCAGGCTGAATTACCTTCTGTTTTATGACGAACACCAAGTTTGTGTGGTAATTTAATATCCATCCAAATCTACATCTCCGAGTTTACAAGAAGGCAtccattcaaaattcacagtttAAATCCTTTTAGACCACTGCGCACCGTACCGTAACTGTTGCACTTTGTGGTcatttgcattttaaagttatacAATTTCATTACTGATATGCTGGAAAGTTTTTACAAGAACAATATTTCATCACCACAGCGAGTGGAGGCTGTTAAGAACaaaaagaagaaacaaaagCACTTAAATGGACTGTTATTATGGCAGCAAAAAGTGTGCCATACCATTTTAAAATAGGCAATTATATACATCACAAGATATAAACCAAGCAGCTTTATTTTTACCGTATGTAAATAAGAGGCTGCATTATTAGCAACTTATTTCTGCTCATttccatattttttaaatgacatttaCCATGTCAGCAACcatattaactagcgatttttAAAGAGGagattcaaataataaatagctaaaattacatatttagcTAAGAACCATGTGACTGACCACATGAGCAGCGAGTTCCCAGGTTCAcaggatcacaaaactcgctcCTCCACCGTGAATAAATCCCCATCTGATTCTAAATGCATGAGTtttatggttacactttattttaaggtgtccttgttacagtgtaatattaattcacagcatgtatttattatagggtaagggtaggattagggtttggttgagggttatttgcatgtaattatgcataatttaagTGCATGTgacatgtatatgtatatgtaacaaggacactgtaaaataaagtatcACTgagtccacatgagaaacaataaccatccgaatagggctaatGGTTCAAATCAAAGCAACACAGTTTTTTGGGATGTTTGTCAGAGGTAAAGTCTGTTGTGTTGTTCAGACTGCAGATGACGGAGGCCGCTCTTGCTCTGTCGGAGCAGAAGGCTCATGATCTGGGTGAGCTGCTGACTCGAGTTAAAGTGGAGAAAACTGAGCTCAGAGACAGACAGTCCAGAGAGATCAAGAAGGAGCAGGAGGTATGCAGAAACGTTTTTACACCGTTACAGGTTTTACCTTTACTCCTTAATCCTCTGATGAATGCATGATTAAATCTCACacgcaaaaaatgcatttgaataATGAGTAttggttattattatttatgaatgGAAGTTGTTAATctattacataatatatatatatatatatatatatatatatatatattacagatTCCACAAATATATTACGTAGCGACAATTCATTTATTGTCAATTATTCAacaaacattgataataatcagaaatgtttcttgagcagcaaatcaaagGGTTTCCTAAGCAGTCTGGAAAAAGTATGAAATTTGATTTGTCATTTCCATGTCTGGATAATGGGAAACAATTGTTTCTCCACTTTCCAGACTGTTGCCCCtattcatttttataaaataaaaaattaagaatttctaaaaataaatgtatcataCAAGCAAAGTGTTTTCATGGCAAAAGTTTAGTAATCATTTAGTGATTATTGAACACAACTGAATAAAGTCAAGGTGGACATTTTTCTTTACACAGGGCTCAAACTTCAGAAAGTTAGGAGCACCAGCTGAAATCTAGGAGTGCCCACCAAAAATTAAGAAACATGTTCTACAACTACAATTTATATGTTATGAACagatttcttttatttaaaaattatatcaTTCTTTCCCCCAGAGAAATGAGAACAGTAGTGATGCATCGGTCATGATTTTTCATGGCTGattaagtttttttgtttgttttggtttttttaaatgtactggGCCGATTCTAATACcgggtttgtttttattttctttatttaagcAAATGGATTTGTTTCTCATTTGCTCTACAACAGGCCAAACTGGTTGGGTATCTGTAACCATTTAAATATAAAGGCAACAACTGCATTTGAAATATGATCCAAACAAAGATACCACACACATGTAGCATGAGcagtagtttttttatttaaattagatttAATTGTAGGATTGAAAGTAAAAACAGAATGGTCTGACTTTAGATTTGTGAAATGATGCAACATAAGACACAAAAAACCAAAACAGCAGACGGACTAAATGAAAATGCAAATTCACTCTGACAGACAATCACCCCCCAattcaatattaatatttttctggATATATTTTGTGCATCATGAGCAGTGAGCATGCTGTGGCTGGTGCAGTGTTTTCTCTGCTGGTGTGTCTGTGTTCTCCTCTTTGCGTTAGTCTTCAGCACGTTCTGTCTCTGGCCTGTTAAGATCCTGTTTACAGATTTCATAATATTTTCACACAAATGGTATTTTGGGAAATGATTGCAAGCAAAAACCGTCTGGTTCTGATTTATGGCCGCATGTCTACAAAACAGGTCGCACCCCAAGAATTATGTGCACTCGCACCAATGCTCCCAAATACATTTTGAGGTCGTACAGACTAAATTTTGGAAGCATATGTGACCAAAATATTTGCAATTTCCAGCCTTGTTACACAAAGCGGTTTGTCTTTTTGCAATAAGTGTGTCTCTTTTTAACTGTTTGGTGATCGTGTAACATCAAACCATATTCACAGTATCAATCTTATGTTTGAGAGGTGAATATATCCAGGTTATGAAGTGGTTTAGGTTTCTTCTCATCATATAAGCACGGTATCACTTTTGAGAaaacaacatttcttattttatat is a genomic window containing:
- the lrrc45 gene encoding leucine-rich repeat-containing protein 45; translated protein: MEDFRRLYLRLCKEGGIDTQESVLAQLQDMRTVTGSCRLDLSGQSISLDTCGVLGRALQNDTLFTELILSDCMLTEEGAKLLLNGLCSNTTVKVLDLKGNNMRGTGAEALGQLLVRNKILRRLVLEWNALGMWEEGFGIFCEGLASNTSLTQLDLRNNQINHQGAAELCVALKRNNTLLELDIRWNNMGLLGGRSLLEAMQQNRTLLKLEMAGNNIPSDTLRAIEQSMNHNADRQSTLRDSRSRTQVLSKEIQLLKEEKGRQFLSLMDTIDRQKDEMGRSSRNSSIRLGQLQEALNEQKSSVNSLTAKLQMTEAALALSEQKAHDLGELLTRVKVEKTELRDRQSREIKKEQEDSALREAKLVKEVNSLSEKNLQLKNKLEESERRCKTQQDQIFELKQELTNTTAELKLRLAQTEERLDMEKRRSKQALEDMDSLRQKEVDHLTRHQEESERALQERILKLEGQRIQLEEELSRAKASLVTERAQAEEELGKVRAQVRLEEQQHLTSLEEKLRGVRQSRDESQNHCTQQKQTIAELHARVGHQSVEMDSLRRRIEELQQDLSGKEQEKVAEVTRVRVELQEQIGHLQAERTAQGGLKEKIAALEREMKVLSTAHREALLDKESEISSLLERLRIREGEIQRIREDEAQRASFLQNAILTYVQGSPLAHFSPKK